The sequence TTTGTTTGGAACTGAGTGACAAGTTTGAGTGATAAACATTAGTTTTTTGCCTCCCTTTTGAGTTCAACAATTGGAGGGTGGAATATCGAACTATCGACTTTTAAGATGGTAGTTGGTATCTGTTATGAAGttgacaataaaaaaaaacagaaaacgtACAATAGAAAAATCGACAAAGAGATTTATGTGATTCATTGACAGTGTGTTAGCTATATTCACGAGCAGAAGGAGTGATCAGATTTTGTAGTAGATAGACATATCATATAATACAGATTAAGAGGCGCCAATAGAGTTAAAGAGTTTATGTAGCGCACTTTTTTAAACCATAAAGCCAAAATtgtaaataacataaatatgGATACAAATTATGTTTCAAGGCATTCTAACAATATCTTATCCACTAGACTATGCTCGTATTgatgataaattagttaaagagtttagtagtTGTGTTTCTGAGGTTGGTTCTATACTATTTTTCTGTGGTTAAGCTTTCTCGATGTTATTATGAGTCTTTGTGGCTCATGGGTCATTTTGCAACAGTGGAACTTGATGGTTAACTATGTCTATGAAATGAATAGATTGTATTATACAATAAGAGGGTAATACACTCCTGTTTTTTACATTCTTTGAAACTCTTGTATGCAGTATGCATGGTTCATGTCAATTTGTGTACTCTTAGATTTAATGGATTTGCATTGGTTATTTGGTTCAGTTCTATAATGCGCCATGTAATGAATATGAAGCTAAGCTTGTTCTGAAGCCATTATATCCAAATCAGCGTTGGAAATTTATCTACGAGCCAATTCGTCAAGACATACGTCTTCTTTCCAAAAAGATTCCTGTTGCCAAGTTTCTAAATCTTCAGGTACAAAAATTCTAACCCACTTGTTGTAAGGAAACAGAGCCAGAGCCCTTCGTATATCATAGCTAAAAGGAGATTATATATGATCACCTACACTATACTGTCTTACCCAAAAAGAAGAAAGTGTGTGGTTTTCAATCTGTACTGTAGATGACATTCAATTCTGTTTTCTGTTTCTCGAAATACAACCATAGGTCGGTATCGGACATAATTTTCAGATGCATGCCACTGGTTGGAAATGGAAGCTAACCACATGTTTAGGTGGAGATGGTGTATCTCGCATACGGAACAAGTCATCAATTAGCCCGTTTCCAGGATTGGATTTCCGCTTCGGATGGAGGGCAGATTATGTTCTTCCTGAAATTACAGGGTGTGGAAATATTCATCCTCAATATAATCTCTGTTCCAAAGATCTCTATAAATCATCATTAACTAGAGCTTAAATTGTTATAGAAATTCTCAGCTGATTTCCGTAATATTGGCCTTGTTTTCGACAGGGCTCTAGGAACCGGTGAACCATTGTTTAACATGAATTCAGGAAGATTGGAAGCCTCACTTGATAGAATTGAAGCCATTGTCACTCACAGTGATGAATCTTGATGAATAATACAATCCAGAATCTTGTCAGCTTTAACATCACCCATTGTGAACTTGAGAAGGTGAAAAGTATAGCAGCAGTGTATAATTCAAAGCTTctaaaagatgaaaatttgtTGGTCTATTTTCTCAGGATGACAAAATTTACAAGTTGCTTTAGATTTTggagctctctctctctctttcattactcatgtttttttattcaatctttTTTGTACATTTGATGAATCAATCAAGGTTAGGAATCTTGAGGAACATGGATATTTCTATTACTCGTTTGTTCCAAAGTAAATGAATCAAGAATTAtacataatttatatatatgccAGAGatctatttgaaaaaaaaaaaatagatattttaaatgtttaagaaCGTATTAATCACACATTTGAAAGTTTAGGTATCAGATAAACATAAGCTAAAAAATGtagaactaaatttgtaatcaacttaGGTCAAATATGAATCTTACTCTTAAATTTTGggattgtattaattaaaatcttgaacttttgtatttgtatcaatttacaccctcATTTAGATTTCGTTTGACTAATATCATGGAAAATTTATGATTTgagtcaattttttaaatttttataagccAATCAATTTTGATATTTCATTACGATTATGTTTGAAAATCATTCCTGCACTGATTCTCAAACATCGTGGACTTTTCTAAACGTCGATTTTAGAAAATGATAATTATAGTAAATGGACGAACGATTTTCTAAATTGacacaattattagtttataatttaaattaatacaaccctaaattgatatttttcgaacttattattattatatttctttgtGGATCCCCTCCACTTCACCCACGTGGCTGCTACCTAAAAACAGCTCTAATCGCTGCTGGTTTTTATCCACAAAGCAAATTAATGGATTTATTGTACTTATCTATATTCGATCTTACAATAATGGAGTTTTGTACTATcaatttttcttcctttattcttcttgtttttatttcaatctTAATTATTCCATAAATGAATATTAAAAGTAGAAGCTGAAAGTtcgttctttctttcttttttctttttaatcttaattattCTATGGAAGATCAAAAGTAGAAATTGATAGTTTACTCTTCACTTCATAGATGCTTTTAACAAATCAGTCTTTTGGTCACTTGAACTTAAAAGACCTAAGCATTATTTTATGTTAAAGCGTAAATATGAGGGTCAATTTCATTACTACAATTCATGTTCGGTTTTAATCTAGTCTCTATAATTTGGTCATATCTTTCAAATATCTATGCCATTACTAATAGTTTTCTCAATGATAAATCAACCAACTTTTGTTTAGACATATCTGCAAACACCATGCCAAATTGATctacatttatttaatgaatattCTACATCATCACTTAACTTAAAGTTATTAATAAAGATGAGTAAAGATGAGATAACTATATTGTTTACTTAGAATTTAGGCTTAAAATGAAATTAGtctcactttttaaaattaattttttttttttataaaaaaattgcttctatcattgatgaaaattataaaaatcatcTTATTGTTCACGCATATTGGACTCTTAACTCTTGAAACTCATTATTCTCGTCCATTGCTCTCTTGCTTTCAATCTTGTAACTCTTGTtcttttttcttataataaaaagAACATGAGCTAAAAGTCAAGTGCAAGGCTAAAGAGCAAAGAGCGAGAGCAAGACCGAATAGTAGAAAAACCATAGAGCGAGAGTGAAAAAAACCTAACAATTACCATAATTTAAGGATGCAAAACTCTTAACTTTCGGTAAGTGTCTTAAATTTGTTGGTTgaacaaaaatccaaaattggaaaacaataagttaaaaacaatttaaaatttaaatagagaGAATTTGTAGACTAAAATTGACCTCATAAATATCATCTATTTGGAGTAAGATTTATGAAACGTGGCGGAATCTGAAAGGATCGCTTTACCTTATAAATAACTTTCGGAAAAGGAAAATccgcaaaattaaaaaaagagaaaattaaggGAAGAAGCCGATTGTGGTCGTCGTTCTTCTTCTGCCGCAAGCGCCGCCCAGTGCCGGCGTTAGGGCGGATTGGGAATCCCCGATTGTCTTCTTCCTTGATTTCTATTCTGAAGAAATTTCGATGTGTTTTGCTTCTCTTTACCTTCAATTTGTTTTTCTGACGATTTTCTTTGCTCAAGAACAAGGGGGATTATTATTGCCCTATCCGGCTCCTTCTTTTGTTCTGTTCGGAGGGTGAAGAATTTGTTCTTACCAACGAACCTACGGTTTCTATGTCGGCGGCAATATCAATTTACCGGCCGGAATTTTTGGGATCAGTCCAAGGTGGATACCGAAATCATCTCAAATTTCATAGAACCTTCGCCTTTGCCCCGTGGACTATGTAAGTTTAAACTTTGACtctgttctttttctcttccttcGGTTCGATTCTGGCACCGATTTCTTGTTCATCTTTTATAGTCGTTGATTTGATTGGATAAGGTTCCTATTTATCCGCTCTGCTTGAACATTTGTTACGAAATTCTCTATAATTTGATTTCCGGCGGGAATGGAGCGGACGATACGGaggatttaatttgttgaatttgaaatagGACAATGGATTCTAAATCGCATCAAACGATGAGGAAGGAAGAAGTTTCTATTCAGATTTCAACGCCACTGTTGCTGCCGCAGTCAAAACCATTGGCCGCAAACGAGTTACAGTTCAACCGGCCGCCGCCGGCCGAGCAGGATTTAGTTCACAAAAGAAGATTAGAGTTCGGTCAATTCGTAGCGAGGGAGGCTGTGCTTGATGAGGAATTGTGGGTAAGTGATTTGATCTTTGTACATTGGAAGAAATCTTCAAAACCTCAGTACCTCAAAATCATTGTCTTTGGATCTTAAGTATGAGTGGTGGTGTTTGTGGTAGACAGCGGCATGGCTTCGGGCTGAAAGTCATTGGGAGAATCGATCAAATGAACGGTAAAGAAACTTCTTGTCTCTTGCACATAGCTTATCTTCTCAAAAACATAGCCACTCCTTTTTTTGTTTGTAGAAGAAGCTAAAAGCTTAAAAGGATAGGGTTTTTAATACTCAATATTCCATGAGATTTTTGTACTCATGACCCTTCCATAGGGGTATTTATGATTAATGACCTACCTCCACTAACTTCTACTTATGTGAGAGCATAAATGAAGATCGCGATGGAGAATGACTATCACTTTAAAACTACGTAGACATGGGTCGTTGTGTTCTCTGACGTAAATAGAAGGTTAGATTTCATATATTTGTAGAGGCGGGTCATTAACCCCTGTGAAGAGATTCATACAAAAAACTCATATTCCATAAACTTGACTTTAGAACATTAGGACAGAGCTTTTAGGTTTCTGGGAATTTATATAGAGAGTGGCCTGATATAAAATGGGTTTGAGAGTAGAAAACCAAGAAGCTGTTGATGATaacaaatattttgaaatttcaaagctCATAAGTTGTCAATAGAATAGAATAATGGGAATTCTAGGAACACAACTGATTGTAGCTCTGCTTTAACACAGATATGTTGATAGCTTCAAAAGGAAATTTGCAGAACAGGTAGGAATGGCTAGATTTATTTAATCTGCTGCTAGAGTGGGGTTGAGATAAATTGACTCGTTACCCTTACTTTCTATATGTATCCCCTGTATGTTGCAGGAGTTCAATGCCATAAAAAAAAGAGGCAGTGGGCAACATGGACAGACATGTACATGCGTTGTTACGGTGTGAAATTTTGTCTCTAAAGTTGTAAACCGTGAACTTATACTATTATGCTTGGGGAATTGGCTCTGAAGTCATGTTCTGAACTTTCTCAGGTAAGGAAGGAGCAGAAGCATATTAAACATACAGTGATTAAAAGTGTAGTAGCAACTCTTGATATGAGCTCGAGGCATTTGATGCATGGCGAGACTTTCCCAGGGGTCAAAACCAAATTTATGTTTACTATCTACTTCTTCCTCATCTCCCCTTCTTCCCTTCGGCTAACTATGTGAAGAAACCATTTTTATATGCAGGAAAGAGAGAAGAGTCATGTATGCAGCATCAACAAAGAGATACCGAATAAATATGCATATATTTCAAACCTATGCGTAGCGAAAGCAGCACGTCGTCAGGGTATTGCTAGCAATATGTTGAAGTTTGCAGTTGTAACAGCGAGATCCGGTGGTATAATTTGAAGAAAGATGAAACTTTCCACCCTCCCTTGGTGTACTAAAACTATATCAAAATGCAATGCTTGCAAATATGGTTTCTAATAAGATTTCTGTTGCAGGTATTGAACAGGTATACGTGCATGTACATAGAAACAACACACCCGCCCAAGTGTTGTACCAAAAGATAGGCTTTGAGGTAACGTCTACCTTTGCATTTAAAGCTCCCTCATCTTTGTTGCATACGGTTTCACTTCGTGAAGCTCACACATATGTTACAATTTCCAGGTGGTCGAAATAGCAAGTTCACAGTTGGTGGAGGAACAAACTTACCTACTATGTATTAACACAGGGAAGCTTAACAATGTACATTGATGTCGATATTCACTTATCCTTGTACTgacaattgaaatttggaaactCACAAAAAGTATGAGCACAATGAAATTTGATGTGTAAAAGTAAAAGTCAATTCTTCCATTCTTGTGTAATGCCTATATACAATGTTTCTACAAAAAAGATGACTAGCATTTACAGTTCATACACAAGTGTTTTGTAGGAAGCTAATTGAGGTcttgaaccaaaaaaaaaaaaaaaaaaaaaaaaaaaaaaaagggcgcTTGCACAGATCACTCTTGTATTTTAATATGAAGGGCAGCAAAATGATTCTAGCTAAAACCAATCCCTCAAAATTAACATGAGGATGGCACAGAGGAATAATAACTTGGACCTTCGTAACGGTTGTGATGCTTGACATGCCAAACTGGAGACAGCTTCAGTCCAATAATCTCTACATTTGGATTCGAGTGTCCGTCGAGAAATACATCTGTTACCTATTAAAACCAAGTCATGTCTTAAATGTTATACAGCAGCTTTTGACAGTTTccagtgaaaaaaaaaaaacaaaaagagacAAAACAAGTAAATTTCTTCTTAATGTTGTAAAACATAGCACACGTGGAGGGTTCAGACTGAGAAACACACCTGAGAACATCCAAAGAGTTTGAGCACTCTTAAAGATGGGCAATTATCAACAATCAAGCCTAGTGCTTCGTTGGTCAGTTTTCGACACCAGGATAGGTCGAGACTAACCAAATTCCTAGAAAAACAGGCGAGCGAAATTGCTGTGCAGCGGCTAACCTGCAGTAACCAACAAGGAAAACCAACATCTTCGATGAACTTTACTTGAAATCATTAGTCACTAGCCTCAATTAATCAAGAATGGCCTAGCAAAGCGAGGGGCATCATGATATGTGGCAAATACATTTATGAAGCGCATAGCAGGAAATATATATGTCCCATCCCATAAGCTTTCCAAAGATGAAAATATTCGTTGATATGTCAATACATCCATAAATCAAAAGGTCCGACATCGATATTAAATATCCATGAAGATCTCTAACATCTTTTATAAATacttataaaacataaaaaatatttatctaCTTAGCCTAATATGAATAGGAACACTAATAGCAGTATCCATAATTTAGTTCAGGgtataaacaatttaattattaatctaaacaaattttataaattttgtaacTTACAGAAATATTCGTCAATATTGATATTTAGTTGatatatatgtaaaattgaaattttgatatCGATATCAACTTCATTGCTTTAATCTGTGAAGCTTTCTAGGCTCGAGTTGTACGTCTACATTTATTTGTTCCAGGAAAAAGAAAGATGCATATTAGGGAAAAAGATGTAAATACGCACCTTCCTGACATTGTTCAGTGAAAGTTCttttaaattctctcttgaCATCTCCACAAATGCAGCAACAGCCTCATCACTGACAAGAATAAATGATATTGAATTGATCAGCCAAATACTGCAGATATTAAGTACCAACATCTCATGCAAAGTGTAATACTTTTGAACAGGATTGTTCTTGATACTGTTTGCTTTCTGATACTTATCCTAAATAAACTCAAACTGAAACAAATTGTTTCCTATATACATATAAACTCAAACTGAAACAAACATTAGAAAGTTACTGGGTAAATAATCACTTACCAATTGGAAATAACATAAGTAATTTATTTGTAATCTTTTCTATAACACTTCGAAAACACGACAGTGAAAAAACCTTTTAAATATACAATACAATCCATCAGGCGTGAATAACCATCCAGAATAACGATCATTAAGAATATTAAAGGTTATATTTAGTTACAGAGTTTCAATTCTAAATGAGTCTCATGAGAAATAAAAAGTGTCGCAATAAAAGATAATATGGCTCGACAATTATTAATGAGCCTCATGAGAAATAAAAAGTGTCACAACAAAGATAAATATGGCTTGACAACTATAACAAATTGCTAGAAGGGCAACAGTGTTAGGATTGTTTCAATCTAACCAATTATTGTAGCAGCAAAATACTATATAGAAATATGGTGAGGTTGACGTCTTTTGAACTTATAACAAATGAAAGTAAGCATTGAAGAACTAAATAAGAGAACTCTGGTTAGAACCTGAAAAGATTTCGGGAAAGCTTTAACTTTTGAAGAGCCTGGCAACCACTTGAAAGACAGCATAAAGCATAATCCGTTAGCTTTGACAGATTCACAAGGTCTATAGCACGCAGAGAAGAGCAAGTTTCTGAGATGGCTTTTATGGATTTATTGGTCAATTTCCTGCACCCAAGAAAGAAAGCAGAGTTCaaagacaaaaacaaaatgatgtAAAGTAATGGTTTTGATAACAGTAATCCATAGAGATATGTTCAAGAAACATACACACAATTGGTTAAAATGAGTTCCTTCAGATTATGGCCCCCAGCTGTCAGGAATTCTTGGATGAACTTGTCACAAATATCTCCGATCCCAGCTAATGACAGCACTTCCAAA comes from Benincasa hispida cultivar B227 chromosome 2, ASM972705v1, whole genome shotgun sequence and encodes:
- the LOC120070956 gene encoding uncharacterized protein LOC120070956 isoform X2; the protein is MSAAISIYRPEFLGSVQGGYRNHLKFHRTFAFAPWTMTMDSKSHQTMRKEEVSIQISTPLLLPQSKPLAANELQFNRPPPAEQDLVHKRRLEFGQFVAREAVLDEELWTAAWLRAESHWENRSNERYVDSFKRKFAEQEFNAIKKRGSGQHGQTCTCVVTEREKSHVCSINKEIPNKYAYISNLCVAKAARRQGIASNMLKFAVVTARSGGIEQVYVHVHRNNTPAQVLYQKIGFEVVEIASSQLVEEQTYLLCINTGKLNNVH
- the LOC120070956 gene encoding uncharacterized protein LOC120070956 isoform X1, whose protein sequence is MSAAISIYRPEFLGSVQGGYRNHLKFHRTFAFAPWTMTMDSKSHQTMRKEEVSIQISTPLLLPQSKPLAANELQFNRPPPAEQDLVHKRRLEFGQFVAREAVLDEELWTAAWLRAESHWENRSNERYVDSFKRKFAEQEFNAIKKRGSGQHGQTCTCVVTVRKEQKHIKHTVIKSVVATLDMSSRHLMHGETFPGEREKSHVCSINKEIPNKYAYISNLCVAKAARRQGIASNMLKFAVVTARSGGIEQVYVHVHRNNTPAQVLYQKIGFEVVEIASSQLVEEQTYLLCINTGKLNNVH
- the LOC120071473 gene encoding uncharacterized protein LOC120071473 translates to MDSGSSGDEPTSWEDLCSINLMPSELFLKFRKELQGFRVGINLEFYNAPCNEYEAKLVLKPLYPNQRWKFIYEPIRQDIRLLSKKIPVAKFLNLQVGIGHNFQMHATGWKWKLTTCLGGDGVSRIRNKSSISPFPGLDFRFGWRADYVLPEITGALGTGEPLFNMNSGRLEASLDRIEAIVTHSDES